One Thalassoglobus sp. JC818 genomic region harbors:
- a CDS encoding sulfatase-like hydrolase/transferase, whose protein sequence is MADRPNIIFIITDQQRFDTIAELGFPHMETPHLDRLVREGTTLTNCHVTAASCAPSRASLFTGYYPHTTGVLKNADLWQHSWIESLNESGYRCVNIGKMHTYPYHTPLGFHERYVVENKDRYLEERYYFDEWDKALRARGLVKQQREQYRTRDDYQEALGAFLWELPEDLHSDMFVGEMAKWWIDSYPQTEPLFLQIGFPGPHPPYDPTPEYAEKYLDKELPLLEVTQEELDNQPAAFKELRQHNNEVDHDSVVLDLNPTEEQRHRQRAYYLANVTMIDQKVGEILESLERKGYLENSVVIFTSDHGDCLTDHGHSQKWTMYDIITRMPTIVWSPGRFEAGRRYDGLCSQFDLGPMILELAGITPPADMEAQSLLPVLEGKDAPEREYVFAEQAKDGILTGTEFMTMVRSRDWKLVHFLGEDDGQLFDLKADPDEVVNLWNSDDPEHVARKRELLDALREWRMESQLKTKDLFAQHR, encoded by the coding sequence ATGGCTGATCGTCCCAATATTATCTTCATTATCACCGACCAACAGCGGTTCGATACGATCGCTGAGTTGGGATTTCCTCACATGGAAACTCCGCACCTCGATCGGTTGGTTCGTGAGGGAACGACGCTGACAAACTGTCACGTTACAGCAGCCAGTTGCGCACCGAGCCGGGCATCTCTCTTCACTGGGTACTACCCGCACACAACAGGCGTTCTGAAGAATGCGGACTTGTGGCAACACTCGTGGATTGAGTCGCTCAACGAGTCCGGTTATCGATGCGTGAACATCGGGAAGATGCACACCTATCCGTATCACACTCCGCTCGGTTTTCACGAACGGTATGTCGTTGAGAACAAGGATCGCTATCTCGAAGAACGTTACTACTTCGATGAGTGGGACAAAGCCCTCCGCGCTCGCGGACTCGTAAAACAGCAACGTGAGCAGTACCGAACACGCGATGATTACCAGGAAGCCCTCGGCGCGTTTCTGTGGGAACTTCCGGAAGATCTCCATTCCGATATGTTCGTTGGTGAAATGGCGAAATGGTGGATCGATTCGTATCCACAAACCGAACCGCTCTTCCTTCAGATCGGGTTTCCCGGACCGCACCCGCCTTACGATCCGACACCCGAATACGCGGAGAAGTATCTCGACAAAGAACTTCCCCTCTTGGAAGTCACTCAGGAAGAACTCGACAATCAGCCGGCGGCATTCAAAGAGCTTCGTCAGCACAACAACGAAGTCGATCACGATTCCGTGGTGCTCGACCTGAACCCGACCGAGGAACAAAGGCATCGGCAGCGGGCCTACTATCTGGCCAACGTGACGATGATTGATCAGAAAGTCGGCGAGATTCTTGAGTCGCTCGAACGGAAGGGATACCTCGAGAATTCGGTCGTGATCTTTACTTCAGATCACGGTGATTGCCTGACGGATCACGGCCATTCGCAAAAGTGGACGATGTACGACATCATCACGCGCATGCCGACGATTGTCTGGTCACCCGGTCGATTCGAAGCAGGTCGTCGCTACGACGGGCTGTGCAGCCAGTTCGACCTCGGGCCAATGATTCTCGAGCTTGCTGGAATCACACCTCCGGCAGACATGGAAGCACAATCTCTTCTCCCAGTTCTGGAAGGGAAAGATGCCCCCGAGCGGGAATACGTGTTCGCTGAACAGGCGAAAGACGGAATTCTGACTGGCACCGAATTCATGACGATGGTGCGAAGCCGCGATTGGAAGCTGGTCCATTTTCTCGGTGAAGATGACGGACAGCTCTTTGATCTGAAAGCCGATCCGGACGAAGTCGTCAACCTCTGGAATTCGGACGATCCTGAACACGTTGCGAGGAAACGAGAATTGCTCGATGCCCTCCGTGAATGGCGGATGGAGAGTCAGTTGAAGACGAAAGATCTCTTCGCTCAACACCGCTAA
- a CDS encoding DUF1571 domain-containing protein: MESSHLTIRSTQSLAACNFCKIGVYFLMMIALFITSPVAAQETANQHPLVPALEMAKHSLEKLNKIKDYQSTFVKREFINNQLTTEQTLLKVRHKPFSVYMRFISPAPGREVLYVEGKNQNQLLAHEASGLSSLVGTVSLPVNSPTVMANTRHPITDAGMKRLMELVIEQWELESKYGEIDVKFYPDAKMGDIACEVIEVTHPRPRRQFKFALTRVFFEKNSRLPVRVENYGFPVPPNQKPQLLEEYTYQNLKLNAGFTDADFDRNNPNYSF, from the coding sequence ATGGAATCTTCACACCTGACCATTCGAAGCACTCAGTCTCTCGCTGCTTGTAATTTCTGCAAAATTGGCGTGTACTTTTTGATGATGATCGCGCTCTTCATCACGAGTCCAGTTGCAGCTCAAGAAACTGCCAATCAGCACCCACTGGTGCCAGCTCTGGAAATGGCGAAGCATTCGCTCGAGAAACTGAATAAGATCAAGGACTACCAGTCGACGTTCGTCAAAAGGGAGTTCATCAACAATCAGCTGACCACGGAGCAGACGCTGCTGAAAGTCAGGCATAAACCGTTCAGCGTTTACATGCGATTCATTTCCCCAGCGCCGGGGCGAGAAGTGCTCTATGTGGAAGGAAAAAATCAGAACCAGCTTCTCGCTCACGAAGCGAGCGGTCTGTCATCACTCGTCGGAACAGTCAGCCTGCCTGTCAACAGCCCCACAGTCATGGCGAACACACGCCATCCTATTACCGATGCGGGGATGAAGCGGCTGATGGAACTCGTCATCGAGCAGTGGGAACTCGAATCGAAGTACGGAGAGATCGATGTCAAGTTTTACCCTGACGCGAAGATGGGAGACATCGCTTGTGAAGTGATTGAAGTCACTCACCCAAGACCGCGACGGCAATTCAAGTTCGCGTTGACGCGAGTCTTCTTCGAGAAGAATTCGCGCCTGCCCGTTCGTGTAGAGAACTACGGTTTTCCGGTTCCGCCCAATCAGAAGCCGCAGCTACTTGAGGAATACACCTATCAGAACCTCAAGTTGAACGCTGGATTCACCGACGCCGACTTCGATCGGAACAATCCCAACTACTCATTCTGA
- a CDS encoding RNA polymerase sigma factor: MAEEQVELAQRCLAGEESALREFVDAFQTQVFDLCLRMLRHRQDAEDIAQESLIRAIRYLKSWDPDYPLRPWVLKIAANRCRTALSKRSRTPTPTAHLPESVSDQQSPQLGLAEELELAMQELKAEHLECFVLFYQNELSIQEIAELMSVPDGTIKTWLHRSRKQLAETLRKRGTTPSADN, encoded by the coding sequence GTGGCGGAGGAACAGGTGGAACTCGCTCAACGGTGTCTTGCAGGGGAGGAATCTGCCCTACGGGAGTTCGTCGATGCGTTTCAGACCCAGGTGTTTGACCTCTGCTTGCGCATGTTGCGACACCGGCAAGACGCAGAAGACATTGCCCAAGAGTCGCTGATTCGTGCGATCCGCTACTTGAAGAGTTGGGATCCGGATTATCCCCTGAGGCCATGGGTTCTGAAGATTGCAGCGAATCGGTGTCGCACGGCGCTCAGCAAACGCTCTCGGACGCCAACCCCAACTGCTCATCTTCCGGAATCTGTGAGCGATCAACAAAGTCCCCAGCTCGGACTGGCGGAAGAATTAGAACTGGCCATGCAGGAACTGAAAGCGGAGCACCTGGAGTGCTTCGTCCTGTTTTACCAGAACGAATTGAGCATTCAGGAAATTGCCGAACTGATGTCTGTTCCGGACGGAACAATTAAAACGTGGCTCCACCGAAGCCGGAAGCAACTTGCGGAGACGTTGAGAAAACGCGGAACAACCCCTTCAGCGGACAACTAA
- a CDS encoding agmatine deiminase family protein, translated as MDNHQDKPSPSDLGFRMPAEWEPQESIWLSWPHNEATWPGAFEPVPGVFAQIAKHVSEGQLVRINVLNQEMAENVKSLIEQAGGRTENLRFHINPTNDSWVRDHGPIYLVRDQNGRRERAISNWIYNSWGEKYPPFDSDNRVPRRIAEEFQELCFDQDMVLEGGSIDVNGEGTLLTTTSCLLNPNRNAHLSTTEIEAALKAVLGVSQILWLGDGILGDDTDGHIDDITRFVSANRIVTAVESNESDPNFEPLHKNLELLKSMKNLDGEPFEIVELPMPAPRFFDSQRLPASYANFLITNQKVLVPVYRCDADQVAIDILSECLPDREVVGIDCTDLVWGLGAIHCVTQQQPIGEIVPADS; from the coding sequence ATGGACAATCATCAGGACAAACCATCGCCGAGCGATCTTGGATTTCGGATGCCGGCCGAATGGGAGCCACAGGAGTCGATCTGGCTCTCGTGGCCGCACAACGAAGCGACCTGGCCCGGAGCATTTGAGCCGGTTCCGGGGGTCTTTGCACAAATCGCAAAGCACGTTTCCGAAGGTCAACTTGTTCGCATCAATGTTCTCAATCAAGAAATGGCAGAGAACGTCAAATCACTTATCGAGCAAGCTGGAGGTCGAACTGAGAACCTTCGTTTTCACATCAACCCAACGAACGATTCCTGGGTCAGGGATCACGGGCCGATCTACCTTGTTCGAGATCAGAATGGACGTCGTGAACGAGCGATCTCGAACTGGATCTACAATTCGTGGGGCGAAAAATACCCTCCGTTCGATTCAGACAATCGCGTTCCGCGACGGATTGCGGAAGAGTTTCAAGAACTCTGCTTCGATCAAGACATGGTCCTCGAAGGGGGATCAATTGACGTGAATGGCGAGGGAACTCTCCTCACCACGACATCCTGTCTTCTCAACCCCAATCGAAATGCACATCTCTCGACGACTGAAATTGAGGCCGCTCTCAAGGCAGTTCTGGGAGTCAGTCAGATTCTGTGGCTGGGCGATGGAATTCTGGGCGACGACACCGATGGTCACATCGACGATATCACCCGCTTTGTTTCCGCCAATCGCATCGTGACTGCCGTTGAGTCGAACGAAAGTGATCCGAACTTTGAGCCGCTCCACAAGAATCTCGAACTTCTCAAGTCGATGAAAAATCTGGATGGGGAACCATTTGAGATCGTCGAACTGCCGATGCCAGCTCCGCGTTTTTTCGATTCCCAGCGTCTCCCAGCGAGCTACGCCAATTTTCTGATCACCAATCAAAAAGTCCTCGTGCCTGTCTACCGATGTGACGCAGATCAAGTCGCGATTGATATTCTCTCGGAATGTTTGCCTGACCGCGAAGTTGTGGGAATCGACTGCACCGATCTCGTCTGGGGCCTCGGGGCGATTCACTGCGTGACTCAACAACAGCCGATCGGTGAGATTGTTCCCGCAGATTCGTAA